Proteins encoded within one genomic window of uncultured Sphingopyxis sp.:
- a CDS encoding TonB-dependent receptor translates to MRLSTKALSGTALALALASPAAAWAQDGDTGFGEEIVVTAQKRTQSLIDVPQSVSVVSGATLEQQGATNFADYLKNVPSLQLVQGTPGQGRLVLRGINTGGVASTVAVYVDETPFGSSTGLANGSELAGDFDSFDIARIEVLRGPQGTLYGASSLGGLLKFVTNQPSTSGFEAKALGGVEFTDGGDASYRGAAMVNVPIGETLAFRASGSYRKQGGYIDSIGTAGSNVRSNINDFENYGGRASLLWKPGAGLSVRLSALVQNLYVDAPGIVEADPATLEPLYGGLTQSEYLPTFSDVKYRLYNGTIDYDFGGVTLTSATSYGEQLQSFRADYTANLSAALGGSYVYFDQQTENRKWTQELRLASNGGGVLEWMVGGYYTHEKARIFQNLKSAVPGTPGVLTPIDLPFDYAVFHLDSRYEEIAGFANATLHLSRWFDMDFGGRYSHNSQRAEQVTDGVLLGAAAIDGLRSSDNVFTWSVAPKIKFGDRASLYARVAKGYRPGGPNVIPIGSPPGTPTTFEPDTVTSYEIGFKGDTADRSASIEAALYHIDWQDIQLAAVVNGFGVNVNGTSAEVDGAEIVATLRPARGFTTSIGFTYTDARLSGDTDPVAVGAVKGDRLPFTPKYAVSLNADYQWDLGSDVSASIGGSIRSLSRQSGGFDPAYRALYGYFARVDAYEVVDLRAGLDFGRYALSAYANNLTNSRGITSTQALLGVAGLPRNANGALGTGIIRPRTIGVNATVAF, encoded by the coding sequence ATGCGACTTTCGACCAAGGCCCTGAGCGGCACCGCTCTCGCCCTCGCCCTCGCCTCGCCCGCCGCCGCTTGGGCGCAGGACGGCGACACCGGCTTCGGCGAAGAGATCGTCGTGACCGCGCAGAAACGAACGCAGTCGCTGATCGACGTGCCGCAATCGGTGTCGGTCGTGTCGGGCGCGACGCTCGAACAGCAGGGCGCGACCAATTTCGCCGATTACCTCAAAAATGTCCCGAGCCTGCAGCTCGTGCAGGGCACGCCCGGTCAGGGGCGGCTCGTGCTGCGCGGCATCAACACCGGCGGCGTCGCCTCGACCGTCGCGGTCTATGTCGACGAGACGCCCTTCGGGTCGAGCACCGGCCTTGCCAACGGGTCCGAACTCGCGGGCGATTTCGACAGCTTCGACATCGCGCGGATCGAGGTGCTGCGCGGCCCGCAGGGGACGCTCTATGGCGCGAGTTCGCTCGGCGGCCTGCTCAAATTCGTCACCAACCAACCCTCGACTTCGGGCTTCGAGGCGAAGGCGCTCGGCGGGGTCGAGTTCACCGACGGCGGCGACGCCTCGTACCGCGGCGCGGCGATGGTCAACGTCCCGATCGGCGAGACATTGGCGTTTCGCGCGTCGGGGTCTTACCGCAAGCAGGGCGGCTATATCGACTCGATCGGCACCGCCGGATCGAACGTCCGCAGCAACATCAATGATTTCGAAAATTACGGCGGGCGCGCGTCGCTGCTCTGGAAACCCGGCGCCGGCCTCAGCGTCCGGCTGAGCGCGCTGGTCCAGAATCTCTACGTCGATGCGCCGGGCATCGTCGAGGCCGACCCGGCGACGCTGGAGCCGCTCTATGGCGGCCTGACCCAGTCCGAATATCTGCCGACCTTCAGCGATGTGAAATACCGGCTCTATAACGGCACGATCGATTATGATTTCGGCGGCGTCACGCTGACCTCGGCGACGAGCTATGGCGAGCAGCTCCAGTCGTTTCGCGCCGATTATACCGCCAATCTGTCGGCGGCGCTCGGCGGCTCCTATGTCTATTTCGACCAGCAGACCGAGAATCGCAAATGGACGCAGGAGCTGCGCCTCGCATCGAACGGCGGCGGTGTCCTCGAATGGATGGTCGGCGGCTATTACACCCACGAAAAGGCGCGGATCTTCCAGAATCTGAAAAGCGCGGTGCCGGGGACGCCCGGCGTGCTGACGCCGATCGACCTGCCCTTCGACTACGCGGTATTCCATCTCGATTCGCGCTATGAGGAGATCGCGGGCTTCGCCAATGCGACGCTGCATCTGTCGCGCTGGTTCGACATGGATTTCGGCGGCCGGTACAGCCACAACAGCCAGCGCGCCGAACAGGTGACCGATGGCGTGCTGCTCGGCGCGGCGGCGATCGACGGGCTGCGCTCTTCCGACAATGTCTTCACCTGGTCGGTCGCGCCGAAAATCAAGTTCGGCGATCGGGCATCGCTCTATGCCCGCGTCGCCAAGGGTTACCGCCCCGGCGGCCCGAACGTCATCCCGATCGGCTCGCCGCCGGGCACGCCGACGACCTTCGAGCCCGACACCGTCACCAGCTATGAAATCGGGTTCAAAGGCGACACCGCCGACCGCAGCGCCTCGATCGAGGCGGCGCTCTATCATATCGACTGGCAGGACATTCAGCTCGCGGCGGTAGTCAACGGCTTCGGCGTCAATGTGAACGGAACGAGCGCCGAGGTCGACGGCGCCGAAATCGTCGCGACGCTGCGGCCGGCGCGGGGCTTCACCACGTCGATCGGCTTCACCTACACCGACGCGCGGCTCAGCGGCGACACCGACCCGGTCGCGGTCGGCGCGGTGAAGGGCGACCGCCTGCCCTTCACCCCCAAATATGCCGTCAGCCTCAACGCCGATTACCAGTGGGATCTGGGATCGGACGTCAGTGCGTCGATCGGCGGCTCGATCCGCTCGCTCTCGCGGCAAAGCGGCGGCTTCGACCCCGCCTATCGCGCCCTATACGGCTATTTCGCACGCGTGGACGCCTATGAGGTCGTCGATTTGCGCGCCGGGCTCGACTTCGGCCGCTATGCGCTGAGCGCCTATGCCAATAATCTGACGAACAGCCGGGGGATCACCTCGACGCAGGCGCTGCTCGGCGTCGCGGGATTGCCGCGCAACGCCAATGGCGCGCTCGGGACCGGCATCATCCGGCCGCGCACGATCGGCGTCAACGCGACGGTGGCTTTTTGA
- a CDS encoding alpha/beta hydrolase-fold protein, protein MSFSVRAALEQFTLPHPSGEGALTISVAPPAAPMPESGVPVLYVVDGDLLFGMAAEIARAVSSAAAFPAHYVVGIGYDADYADFLKRRTADLAPPIGAEALESLGGMAAAIGGAAGGGADAFLAFLTNRLRPEIAARYPNSADGPQILFGHSLGGLFAAHALLTRPGSFAAFIASSPSLWWNGFAILDALPAFKARLAALPRQPRVFVDVGAKEQELPTSVPDGIGVTLEEAQAQIRAARMVDAAKEFAGALGDAGLTDLRHIAFAEDDHVSAAPAAILHGMRFALGRDR, encoded by the coding sequence ATGTCCTTTTCGGTGCGGGCCGCGCTCGAACAATTCACCCTTCCCCATCCGTCGGGCGAGGGCGCGCTGACGATCAGCGTCGCGCCGCCGGCGGCGCCGATGCCCGAGAGCGGCGTTCCCGTCCTCTATGTCGTCGACGGCGACCTGCTGTTCGGCATGGCGGCCGAAATCGCGCGCGCGGTGTCGAGCGCCGCCGCCTTTCCGGCCCATTATGTCGTCGGCATCGGCTATGACGCCGATTATGCCGATTTCCTGAAACGCCGCACCGCCGACCTCGCCCCGCCGATCGGCGCCGAAGCATTGGAAAGCCTGGGCGGGATGGCGGCAGCGATCGGCGGCGCCGCGGGCGGCGGCGCCGACGCCTTCCTCGCCTTTCTGACGAACAGGCTGCGCCCCGAAATCGCGGCGCGTTATCCCAATTCCGCCGATGGCCCGCAGATATTGTTCGGCCATTCGCTCGGCGGGCTGTTCGCCGCGCACGCGCTGCTGACGCGGCCGGGCAGCTTCGCCGCCTTCATCGCGAGCAGCCCGTCGCTCTGGTGGAACGGCTTCGCGATCCTCGATGCGCTGCCGGCGTTCAAGGCGCGGCTCGCCGCCCTGCCCCGCCAGCCGCGCGTGTTCGTCGACGTCGGCGCGAAGGAGCAGGAATTGCCGACGAGCGTGCCCGACGGGATCGGCGTGACGCTGGAGGAAGCGCAGGCGCAGATCCGCGCCGCGCGCATGGTCGATGCCGCGAAGGAATTTGCCGGCGCTCTCGGCGACGCCGGCCTGACCGACCTCCGCCACATCGCCTTCGCCGAGGACGACCATGTCTCCGCCGCGCCCGCCGCGATCCTGCACGGGATGCGCTTCGCGCTCGGCCGCGACCGCTGA
- a CDS encoding TetR/AcrR family transcriptional regulator has protein sequence MTRTATRPRRSQADRSAATRAKVLAAARDVLCSQGYSGATMLAIRDAAGMSLGAIQHQFPTKAKLMAAVAAEFAAYRTRIYAEAIRAGATPRQSMENLIDANYQMVSRPEMAAVLEIHLARRNDPDLDQEVGPSARRFDRRVRLWGHLILRAAGIDNDEAYQTLQLLNNAVTRGLTVEYIRNPDMALIERSVAIWKRQMLELVFGP, from the coding sequence ATGACGAGGACCGCGACCAGACCCCGGCGCAGCCAGGCCGACCGCAGCGCCGCGACGCGCGCCAAGGTGCTCGCGGCCGCACGCGACGTGCTGTGCTCGCAGGGCTATTCGGGCGCGACGATGCTCGCGATCCGCGACGCGGCGGGGATGAGCCTCGGCGCCATCCAGCATCAATTCCCGACGAAGGCGAAGCTGATGGCCGCGGTCGCCGCCGAATTCGCCGCCTATCGCACCCGCATCTATGCCGAAGCCATCCGCGCCGGCGCGACACCCCGGCAGTCGATGGAAAATCTGATCGACGCCAACTACCAGATGGTCAGCCGCCCCGAGATGGCGGCGGTGCTCGAAATCCATCTCGCGCGGCGCAACGATCCCGATCTCGACCAGGAGGTCGGACCGAGCGCGCGGCGCTTCGACCGCAGGGTCCGCTTGTGGGGCCATCTGATCCTGCGCGCGGCGGGCATCGACAATGACGAGGCGTATCAGACGCTGCAATTGCTCAACAACGCGGTCACGCGCGGCCTGACGGTCGAATATATCCGCAATCCCGACATGGCGCTGATCGAGCGGTCGGTGGCGATATGGAAACGCCAGATGCTCGAACTGGTCTTCGGCCCTTGA
- a CDS encoding amidase family protein: MTTTHSTGPAPSDMTGMRAALAAGRVTASALVDRAIERAEAVNPQLNFIAWPTFERARGQAGEARPGPLAGVPTLIKDMLPEKGIPASFGSAALRDFIPPDDAPYARAINGAGLISIARSAMPELGLNAVTESPLLGPTRNPWSLDHTPGGSSGGGAAAVAAGVVPVAHASDGLGSIRHGAAPCGLVGLKPSRGRNAGEEAFRSIADLTVNGCVSRTVRDTAAWLEATQTRDPSCLPPTPLVTAPVEHRLRIHAYSRVMRTGALPDASVGRVFGEAIALLDRLGHAVADAGLPFEGPAAMELLGTITEGMFSRRLGMLSQAIGIAIKAEDLEHRSATLVAAGEAIGDAEFAAAWTAMEAVVAAYLDRLEAIDIWMTPTLGSEIPRIGVFGPDISWDDQKDPLIDYAGYCWIDNFAGTPAISLPIGFSDNGLPVGVQFATRPGGEALLLALAYQLEAALQWQRHIPPIWAGDP, translated from the coding sequence ATGACGACGACGCACTCGACCGGCCCCGCGCCTTCGGACATGACCGGCATGCGCGCGGCGCTGGCCGCCGGACGCGTCACCGCGTCGGCGCTCGTCGATCGGGCGATCGAGCGCGCCGAAGCGGTCAACCCGCAGCTCAACTTCATCGCCTGGCCGACGTTCGAACGCGCGCGCGGCCAGGCGGGGGAGGCGCGGCCGGGCCCGCTCGCCGGGGTGCCGACGCTGATCAAGGACATGCTTCCCGAAAAGGGCATACCGGCGAGCTTCGGTTCGGCCGCGCTGCGCGATTTCATTCCGCCCGACGACGCCCCCTATGCGCGGGCAATAAATGGCGCCGGGCTGATCTCGATCGCGCGCTCGGCGATGCCCGAACTCGGGCTCAATGCGGTCACCGAATCGCCCTTGCTCGGCCCGACGCGCAATCCGTGGAGCCTCGATCATACGCCGGGCGGCTCGTCGGGCGGCGGCGCGGCGGCGGTCGCCGCCGGGGTGGTCCCGGTCGCCCATGCGAGCGACGGGCTCGGGTCGATCCGCCATGGCGCCGCCCCCTGCGGCCTTGTCGGCCTCAAGCCCTCGCGCGGCCGCAACGCCGGCGAAGAGGCCTTCCGCTCGATCGCCGACCTGACGGTGAACGGCTGCGTCAGCCGCACCGTGCGCGACACCGCGGCGTGGCTCGAAGCGACGCAGACGCGCGATCCGAGCTGCCTGCCGCCGACCCCGCTCGTGACCGCGCCGGTCGAGCACCGCCTGCGCATCCATGCCTATAGCCGGGTGATGCGAACCGGCGCGCTGCCCGACGCCAGCGTCGGGCGCGTCTTCGGCGAAGCGATCGCGTTGCTCGACCGGCTCGGCCACGCGGTCGCGGACGCCGGGCTTCCCTTCGAGGGCCCGGCGGCGATGGAACTGCTCGGCACGATCACCGAGGGCATGTTCAGCCGCCGCCTCGGCATGCTGTCGCAGGCGATCGGGATCGCGATCAAGGCCGAGGACCTCGAGCATCGGTCGGCGACGCTGGTCGCGGCGGGCGAGGCGATCGGCGACGCGGAGTTCGCGGCGGCGTGGACCGCGATGGAGGCGGTGGTCGCCGCCTATCTCGACCGGCTGGAGGCGATCGACATCTGGATGACGCCGACGCTCGGCAGCGAAATCCCGCGCATCGGCGTCTTCGGCCCCGATATTTCGTGGGACGATCAGAAGGATCCGCTGATCGACTATGCCGGCTATTGCTGGATCGACAATTTCGCCGGCACCCCCGCGATCAGCCTGCCGATCGGATTCAGCGACAACGGGCTGCCGGTGGGTGTGCAGTTCGCGACGCGTCCCGGCGGCGAGGCGCTGCTCCTCGCGCTGGCCTATCAACTCGAAGCCGCGCTCCAGTGGCAGCGGCATATCCCGCCGATCTGGGCCGGCGACCCCTAA
- a CDS encoding MFS transporter: MEIGMTRAVEGQARSATAWAWYGLAVLLMTTLFAFVVRQMLSLIAPSLQASLGFSDLQLGMLQGLGMAIFASIASYPMGWLADRFGRRLLLALGVACWSLATALFAFQDSFGGLFAATIGIAIGEAGLAPIVFALIPDLFPERQRNTANFIFYGGSLLGAGLGMALGGVLLQWLAGAHGAFPGWLADIDSWRLAMMLIALPGPVFFLLVLTMPLGSRGSAAGTPAGTDEAGARDFIPYATAHWRTLACIFGSIFAMAVAMTSGLMWFPLALPRAFGIDPATVGVGLGTAITIATLVGVVLAPLTLRLRRADAGLGPVRAAAIFVALTPLPAALLPFTTSAFQAYALAAVQGALGIAASSLMPGVLQNLAPPHLRSRVLALLGIVNALALAASPLVVGWISGLIEEPRGMLYAITIVSLPSLIVSAILMAFAPGPYAATLRAIRPELSKEFS; this comes from the coding sequence ATGGAAATCGGGATGACAAGGGCGGTCGAAGGCCAGGCGCGGAGCGCGACCGCATGGGCGTGGTACGGCCTCGCCGTGCTGCTGATGACGACGCTTTTCGCCTTCGTCGTCCGCCAGATGCTCAGCCTGATCGCGCCGTCGCTCCAGGCGTCGCTCGGCTTTTCCGACTTGCAGCTCGGCATGTTGCAGGGCCTCGGCATGGCGATTTTCGCCAGCATCGCGAGCTATCCGATGGGCTGGCTCGCCGATCGCTTCGGGCGCCGCCTCCTGCTCGCGCTCGGCGTTGCCTGCTGGTCGCTTGCGACCGCGCTCTTCGCTTTTCAGGACAGCTTCGGGGGGCTGTTCGCCGCGACGATCGGCATCGCGATCGGCGAGGCCGGGCTCGCGCCGATCGTTTTCGCGCTGATCCCCGATCTCTTTCCCGAAAGGCAGCGCAACACCGCGAATTTCATCTTCTACGGCGGCTCGCTGCTCGGCGCCGGGCTCGGCATGGCGCTGGGCGGCGTCCTGCTGCAATGGCTTGCCGGAGCGCATGGCGCTTTCCCCGGCTGGCTCGCCGACATCGACAGCTGGCGCCTCGCGATGATGCTGATCGCGCTGCCGGGGCCGGTCTTCTTCCTGCTCGTCCTGACGATGCCGCTCGGCAGTCGGGGGAGCGCGGCTGGAACGCCGGCCGGGACCGATGAAGCGGGCGCGCGCGATTTCATCCCCTATGCGACCGCGCACTGGCGCACGCTGGCCTGCATCTTCGGTTCGATTTTCGCGATGGCGGTTGCGATGACCTCGGGGCTGATGTGGTTTCCGCTGGCGTTGCCGCGTGCTTTCGGGATCGATCCCGCGACGGTCGGCGTCGGGCTCGGCACCGCGATCACCATCGCGACGCTCGTCGGCGTCGTCCTCGCGCCGCTGACGCTCAGGCTGCGCCGCGCGGATGCCGGTCTCGGCCCCGTCAGGGCGGCCGCGATCTTCGTCGCGCTGACCCCGCTGCCCGCCGCCTTGCTGCCGTTCACCACTTCGGCGTTTCAGGCCTATGCCCTCGCGGCGGTGCAGGGTGCGCTCGGCATCGCCGCCTCGTCGCTGATGCCCGGCGTGCTCCAGAATCTGGCGCCGCCGCACCTGCGGTCGCGCGTTCTGGCGCTGCTCGGCATCGTCAACGCGCTGGCGCTTGCCGCATCGCCCTTGGTGGTCGGCTGGATCTCCGGGCTGATCGAAGAGCCGCGCGGCATGCTCTACGCCATCACCATCGTCAGCCTGCCGTCGCTGATCGTCTCGGCGATCCTGATGGCATTCGCACCCGGCCCCTATGCCGCTACGCTCCGGGCGATCCGGCCGGAGCTTTCGAAGGAATTCTCATGA